A genomic window from Bubalus bubalis isolate 160015118507 breed Murrah chromosome X, NDDB_SH_1, whole genome shotgun sequence includes:
- the LOC102410871 gene encoding LOW QUALITY PROTEIN: heat shock protein HSP 90-beta-like (The sequence of the model RefSeq protein was modified relative to this genomic sequence to represent the inferred CDS: substituted 3 bases at 3 genomic stop codons), which translates to MPEEVHHGEEEVETFAFQAEIAQLMSLIINTFYSNKEIFLRELISNASDALDKIHYESLTDPSKLDSGKELKIYIILNPQEYTLTLVNMGIGMTKADLVNNLGTIAKSGTKTFREALQAGADISMIGQFGVGFYSAYLVAGKVVVITKHNDDEQYTXESSAGGSFTVRADHGEPIGCGTKVILHLKEDQTEYLEKRRVKEVVKKHSQFIGYPITLYLEKEREKKISDDEAEEEKGEKEEEDKDDEEKPKFEDMGSDEEDDSGKDKKKKTKKIKETYIDQEELNKTKPIWTRNPDDITQEKYGEFYKSLTNDWEDHLAVKHFSVEGQLEFRALLFIPLXAPFDLFENKKKKNNIKLYVCRVFIMDSCDELIPEYLNFIRRVVDSEDLPLSISREMLQQSKILKVLKVCKNIVKKCLEFFSELAEDKENYKKFYEAFSKNLKLGIHEDSTNQRHLSELLRYHTSQSGDEMTSLSEYVSRMKETQKSIYYITGESKEQVANSAFLEHVWKXGFEVVYMTEPIDEYCVQQLKEFDGKSLVSVTKEGLQLPEDEEEKKKMLESKAKFENLCKLMKEILDNKVEKVTISNRLVSSPCCIVTSTYGWTANTERIMKAQALQDNSTMGYMMAKKHLEINPDHPIVETLRQKAEADKNKAVKDLVVLLFETALLSSGFSLEDPQTHSNRIYCMIKLGLGTDEDEVKAEEPSAAVPDEISPLEGDEDASRMEEVD; encoded by the coding sequence ATGCCTGAGGAAGTGCACCATGGAGAGGAAGAGGTGGAGACATTTGCCTTCCAGGCAGAAATTGCCCAACTCATGTCTCTTATTATCAACACCTTCTATTCCAACAAGGAAATTTTTCTTCGGGAGTTGATCAGTAATGCTTCTGATGCCTTGGACAAGATTCACTATGAGAGCCTGACAGACCCTTCCAAATTGGACAGTGGTAAAGAGCTGAAAATTTACATCATCCTGAACCCCCAGGAGTATACTCTGACTCTGGTAAACATGGGCATTGGCATGACCAAAGCTGATCTTGTAAATAATTTGGGAACCATTGCCAAGTCTGGCACTAAAACATTTAGGGAGGCTCTTCAGGCTGGTGCAGACATCTCCATGATTGGGCAATTTGGTGTGGGCTTCTACTCTGCCTACCTAGTGGCAGGGAAAGTGGTTGTGATCACAAAGCATAATGATGATGAACAGTATACTTAGGAGTCTTCTGCTGGAGGTTCCTTCACTGTCCGTGCTGACCATGGTGAGCCTATTGGCTGCGGTACCAAAGTGATTCTCCACCTGAAGGAAGACCAGACAGAGTACTTGGAAAAGAGGAGGGTCAAAGAAGTGGTGAAGAAGCACTCTCAGTTCATAGGCTATCCCATCACACTTTATCTGGAGAAAGAACGTGAGAAGAAAATTAGTGATGATGaggctgaagaagagaaaggtgagaaagaagaggaagataaaGATGATGAAGAGAAGCCTAAATTTGAAGATATGGGCTCAGACGAGGAGGATGATAGTGgcaaagataagaaaaagaagactaaGAAGATAAAGGAGACGTACATTGATCAGGAAGAACTGAACAAGACCAAGCCCATTTGGACCAGGAACCCTGATGACATCACCCAGGAGAAATATGGAGAGTTCTACAAGAGTCTTACCAATGACTGGGAAGATCACTTGGCAGTGAAGCACTTCTCTGTAGAAGGTCAACTGGAATTCAGAGCACTGCTGTTCATCCCCCTTTAGGCTCCTTTTGACCTCTtcgagaacaaaaagaaaaagaacaacatcAAACTGTATGTCTGCCGTGTGTTCATCATGGACAGCTGTGATGAGTTGATTCCAGAATATCTCAACTTCATTCGTAGGGTGGTTGATTCTGAAGACCTTCCCCTGAGCATCTCCCGAGAAATGCTCCAGCAGAGCAAAATTTTGAAGGTTTTGAAGGTTTGTAAGAACATTGTTAAGAAGTGCCTTGAGTTCTTCTCTGAGCTAGCAGAAGACAAGGAGAACTATAAGAAATTCTACGAGGCATTCTCTAAAAACCTGAAGCTTGGAATCCATGAGGACTCCACTAACCAGCGACACCTTTCTGAGCTGCTGCGCTATCACACGTCCCAGTCTGGAGATGAGATGACTTCTCTCTCAGAATATGTGTCTCGCATGAAGGAGACCCAGAAGTCCATCTATTACATCACTGGTGAGAGCAAAGAGCAGGTTGCCAACTCTGCATTTCTGGAGCATGTGTGGAAGTGAGGCTTTGAGGTGGTGTACATGACGGAGCCCATCGATGAGTACTGTGTACAGCAGCTCAAGGAGTTTGATGGGAAGAGTCTGGTCTCTGTGACCAAGGAGGGCCTGCAGCTGCCTGAGgatgaggaggagaagaagaagatgCTGGAGAGCAAGGCAAAGTTTGAGAACCTCTGCAAACTCATGAAGGAGATCTTGGATAACAAGGTGGAGAAGGTGACGATCTCCAATAGGCTCGTGTCGTCACCCTGCTGCATTGTGACCAGCACCTACGGCTGGACCGCCAACACGGAGCGCATCATGAAAGCCCAGGCGCTTCAGGACAACTCAACCATGGGCTACATGATGGCCAAAAAGCACCTGGAGATCAACCCTGACCACCCCATCGTGGAGACCTTGCGGCAGAAGGCAGAGGCAGACAAAAACAAGGCCGTCAAGGACCTGGTGGTGCTGCTGTTCGAAACTGCACTGCTCTCCTCTGGCTTCTCGCTTGAGGATCCCCAGACACACTCCAATCGCATCTACTGCATGATAAAGCTTGGCCTGGGCACTGATGAAGATGAGGTGAAGGCCGAGGAGCCCAGCGCTGCTGTTCCTGATGAGATTTCCCCCCTTGAGGGTGACGAGGATGCCTCTCGCATGGAAGAAGTAGATTAG